CGATGCCGGACGCTTGCCGCCTCCGTCGGCATGGAGACTGACATCCGCCGCGAGCATCGCACCCAGTGCTTCCATATCGCCACTGCGTGACGCTGCGAAAAAGGCTTCGGCCAACGCCAGACCATGCTGCTTCTCCAATTGGAACCGTGGTCTTGCCTCGCGAACATGTGCACGAGCACGAGCAGCCAATTGGCGGCAGGCAGCCCCGTCGCGTTGAATGATAACGGCGACCTCCTCGAACCCCATTCCGAAGACATCGTGCAAGATGAAGACAGCGCGTTCGAGCGGCGAGAGCCGTTCCAGCGCAAGCATGAGTGGCAAAGTCACATCTTCCACTTCCTCTTCTTCCACTAGAGGTTCGGGGAGCCACGGACCAATATAAGTCTCACGTCGGCGCTTGGCGGATTTGAGTTGATCAAGGCAGAGCCGCGTGACGGTGCGACACAGAAAAGCCTCAGGATCGCGCACCTTGTCATGATCAGTCTTCACCCATCGGATGAATGTTTCTTGAACCATATCCTCGGCATCCTGGACCGAGCCAAGCATGCGGTAGGCAACACGCATGAGCTTTGGACGCAGCGGGCTGAAAGCCAGCGCTGCGTCCTCGGAGATTTCATCTGCGCTCAAGCGGCAGCTCCCGCCTTGGCTTTGATGGCAACCGGGTCGGCAAAACCGCCGAAGCCAACGGAGATGCGGTTCCATCCGTTGATGATGACAATGGCTAGTGTGAGCTTGACCTGCTCCTCCTCGGTGAAGTGGGCCTTCAGGGCTTCATAGGCATTGTCGTGGTCATGCCTCTCCGCGAGTCTGGTCATTGCTTCGGTCCAACCGAGGGCGGCACGTTCGCGGTCGGTATAGCATGGAGCCTCCTGCCAGACAGAAAGCAAATTGATGCGCTGTTCCGTTTCTCCTTTTTCACGCGCGAAGATTGTATGAAGATTGAGACAGTTAGCGCAGCCATTGATCTGAGAAGCGCGGATCTCGACAAGCTCGACAAGTTTAGGATCGAGACTGGAGACGATGGCAAACGCCGTGCGATGCCAGTCCTTCATGAGTGAAGGGGCGGCGGCAACGGGATCAAGTCTGACATTCATAGGGCAAAATCCTTTCGGTACTGCTAAAAATCAAGACGAGATCGGTGCCTCAAAATGTGACATTCATAGCAAACACTAATCGTGACTAAGCTACGTCTGCTCCCGCAACCAACCCTCGCAATGGGTTCCTCACGAAATACCTGGCATAGCGAAATCAGCCACCAGACCGAAATGGTCACTGGCCCACACACCATTGATCGGCTTATCGAAGATTCGTGCGCACTGCACAATATCCAGAGCCTGTCCTCCATGTGCGCCAAAACGCACGAAGATGTAGTCAATTCTCCGAAAAGGCCAATCACGGAACGGGCGCATATCTTTGACGACTTGGTCTTTTACGACCGGGTTAGCAGGAGTAAAGGTATGTCCTGTATCGTCATTCGAATGCGTGCTTGCCCACGCATCGCGATAGCATACGCTGATACCATCGAGCGACTGGCGTCCTGACCAGAAACGTATGCTGGCAGCATCCGGGTCTGCGTCGAAGTCCCCAGCCAAAATGACTTGCCGAGAGTTGTCTCTTATCTGATCTTCGATGAACCGGGCTGCAACTACTGCCTGAAGCTCTCGTTCGCGCTCAAAGCTCAATTGAAAATGGGGAAAATGATTGACGAACAGGAATGATCCCAACGGGGTCGGTGCCCGTACCTCCGCGATCAAGGTTCCAGCCGGAAACCCTGCACAGCGAAGAGTCACGTTCAGATCCAGTTCCTGCACTTCTCCGAGTGGCCAGCGACTGGCGATGGAGATGCCCATTCCCTGTGGGCCTCGCTGCTTTTGATGGGCTATGTGAAACCCCGAACCAAGAAGATCATGAACCTGGTCATACTCGTCGTTTTGATCGACTCTTGAAAGGCCACAATGTCGGGTTGCAAGGCACGCAATCCTTCGATGAGTAGAGAGCGGCGGTCCGGCCAAGCCCCGTACTGTTGCCATAGATTGAGGGTAAGCACCCGCACATCCCCGCTGCGCGTTGCGATTGTGGAGTACGGCTCGGTCAGCATGGAATTCCCTTCAAACAAGATTCAGATGCGCGGATTGCAAGAGACGCTCGCCTTGTTATCCGTGATGAGATCTACTTCGCGAATCCGCAGCCGATCCAGGAATGAGGCGAGCATGTCTACTTGAGAATTGGGAGTGATGGCGACATCATCGCGGATTTCGGAGCACCCCATGCCCATAAGGTCCGGAGCAATGCATCGCCTGAGGGTGTGAAGCCGCTCCAGCGCACCGCGCCACTGATAGCCGTTCAACGGAAATCCATGGAGAAAGAGTGCGGGGGGACCATGCCCTTTTTCTAGATATGCAACTCTCCCTTGATCCACATCAAGAAACTTACGATGACGCCGGTAGTATTCCGCGTCGAACTTTCTTGCCTCGGCTAAGAGTTCACGAGGACTGATCGCGACAGAAGCAGCAAGATTCATTGTAGATAGAATGAACGATCTGCGATTCATCGGAAACGACTTGGATGTATCCATGAAACTCCTATCAAGGTGAAATGGCTTACGATTTGGTGACAATCTCCCGTTTGATCGTGCCATCGAATAGGTTGACTCTCTCGGTCTTGAGGGCTCCTTTCTGACGATGCAATAAGGTGACGAGATAGGGTTCCCAAAATGTGACATTCATGTAACATTTCCTACTTCTTCACCGCCTTCCTATGTTTTTCATCCTTCCAAGTACTTACCTCTGAACGCCAAGGGACCGCCACATTCATTGCGAAGAACAGGAACTGAGTCGTCCAGGTTGTAAACCTCCTGCGCCCCATTTCTATGTCGCAGCGAGATTGTGCGTTCCCGTGCATCGCGCGCACCGAGAACGATCATCAGCGGAATACACTTATCTCGCGCGTCCATAATCTTTCTTCCTAGGCGTTCTGCCCGCGTATCGAGGCTGACGCGTAGCCCGGCAGCCTTCAAATCCGCCGCCACTTCAAGGGCGTAAGGGATATCAGCCGTGGTGATTGTCGAAACGACTAGCGGTTCAGGCGCCAGCCAATTCGGTAACCACCCTTCATAGTGCTCTAGGAGAATCCCAATGAAACGCTCGATGCTGCCGAGAATTGCGTGATGAATCATCACAGGGATTTCCTGCCGACCCTGATCGTTGATAAATCGTGCATTCAAGCGTTCTGGAAGAAAGAAGTCCAACTGGACCGTTCCACATTGCCAACTTCGTCCTCGACCATCCATCAGGTGGAACTCTAACTTCGGTCCATAGAACGCACCTTCCCCTGGACGCAATTCGAACTCCACCTCAGCAGCGGAAGCAGCATTTGCCAGAGCTTCTTCGGCTCGGTCCCAAATTTGTTCGGAACCCATACGGTGTGGCGGTCGTGTGGAAAGCGCAACCGTATAGCTACCAAACCCAAAATCCTGATAGACACGTCGGAGTAACTGACAGAACCGACCGATCTCCGTTACCAATTGGCTTTCCGCGCAAAATACATGAGCATCGTCTTGCGTGAATGCACGAGTGCGCATCAGACCGTGAAGCGAACCAGACGGCTCATCCCGATGGCAATTTCCGAACTCGCAATACCGAAGCGGTAATTCATTGTAAGAACGAATATGTTTGTTAAACAGTTGGATGTGGCAAGGACAACTCATTGGCTTAAGACAAAGCGCCCGTTCGGCATCATGGTCGGTCACGGAGTACATGTCCTTGCCGAATTTATCCCAATGGCCACTTTCTTCCCATAGTGAGCGCGCCAGCAATTGGGGAGTCCGCACTTCGCTAAATCCCATCTCCCTCATGCGATCCCGGATGTAATCCTCGATAATCCGGTATAGCTGCCACCCTCTCGGGTGCCAGAAGACCATTCCTGGTCCTTCGACCTGTTGATGAAACAGGCCAAGTTTCACTCCGATAACTCGATGATCAATTTCAAGCATTATGGCTCTCCATGGGGTAGTCGAATGACGAAGCACAAAGCAAAGGCCCCGCCAAATTTGGCGAGGCTTTCAGGGGAAGTCGTTTCGAGATCGAAGCGCACTAACCTGACGACCCGCCGATGGCGGTGGTAGTAGTAGTGCTAGTGTGCGTGATGGAAAGTTCCAACATAGTGATAAATGGCTCGCTCTAGCAGCGTAATAGGAAGACGAGTTTGCGTATTGATATGTGACATGTTCATCACATTTTCTTCCTTCTTAATCGTCGCTTTTGCCCCTCGTCCTCTCAAGCGTCCCTTTCTGAAGGCCGATCATCGACATATCTTCTTCCATAGCAGCTTGCGGACATGACGACTTTCGTTCGAAAAATCTCCCGATCCCCGTATCCTTGCCGGTCTCGAAACCGTTTTGTGCTTAGACAGGTTCAGTGAATCACCCTCGGAAGGACAAAAATGGAAACGAAGCTGAAACGATTCCAACTTTTTATCAAGTTATGGAGCATCGCATCTTTAGTGCTCTTTACAACTCTGCTGATCGCTTTCACGCTTCGCGCCCCGGTTATTGATCTTGGAGGATCGATGCACTGGGCGATTTGGGATGAAGTCAACGGCCATGTCGGTCCGATGCTGTTTGTTATCTACATCACCTGGGCGATCTTCCTGATCAAAGCATCAGCAGATCCATGGCGCAATGCGCTCTTCTTTGACTTCACCATGTGGGCCAACCTAGCTCATGGTCTACTCATGGCGATTCAGATGGCGTATTCACACCATGATGCGTGGAAGATGCTGACCGACGTACCATGGGTTCTGGCCCTTTCTGCCGGCATCGCTTGGCTCAGGCCGAATTACAACAACGCGGAACGACCGATGAAGGTGCAGCATGCCGAAAACTGAAGCGGATGAGAATCCAGTCTTGATCAACGAAGATGTGGAACTCGTTCAGGCTGCACTTCGAGATGCTGCAGAGAAACTACGGCCGGCGCTTCACGGTTATTGCGCTCGGATGCTCGGTAGCACGATCGACGGAGAAGACGCCGTTCAAGACACGCTACTGCGAGCGTACACTGCCATTGTGGCGGGCTCCCGGCCGCCTGAAATGCGCTTTTGGCTGTTCCGCTTGGCGCACAACTGCTCT
This portion of the Edaphobacter sp. 4G125 genome encodes:
- a CDS encoding sigma-70 family RNA polymerase sigma factor; this translates as MSADEISEDAALAFSPLRPKLMRVAYRMLGSVQDAEDMVQETFIRWVKTDHDKVRDPEAFLCRTVTRLCLDQLKSAKRRRETYIGPWLPEPLVEEEEVEDVTLPLMLALERLSPLERAVFILHDVFGMGFEEVAVIIQRDGAACRQLAARARAHVREARPRFQLEKQHGLALAEAFFAASRSGDMEALGAMLAADVSLHADGGGKRPASVEPVFGFDAVMKLFEYLGTLFQKDDSKLVRTSFINGLPGFVSLDPDGELSTTALGVEHGKIAAIYVMRNPDKLRHLH
- a CDS encoding carboxymuconolactone decarboxylase family protein, with the protein product MNVRLDPVAAAPSLMKDWHRTAFAIVSSLDPKLVELVEIRASQINGCANCLNLHTIFAREKGETEQRINLLSVWQEAPCYTDRERAALGWTEAMTRLAERHDHDNAYEALKAHFTEEEQVKLTLAIVIINGWNRISVGFGGFADPVAIKAKAGAAA
- a CDS encoding endonuclease/exonuclease/phosphatase family protein — its product is MACLATRHCGLSRVDQNDEYDQVHDLLGSGFHIAHQKQRGPQGMGISIASRWPLGEVQELDLNVTLRCAGFPAGTLIAEVRAPTPLGSFLFVNHFPHFQLSFERERELQAVVAARFIEDQIRDNSRQVILAGDFDADPDAASIRFWSGRQSLDGISVCYRDAWASTHSNDDTGHTFTPANPVVKDQVVKDMRPFRDWPFRRIDYIFVRFGAHGGQALDIVQCARIFDKPINGVWASDHFGLVADFAMPGIS
- a CDS encoding endonuclease/exonuclease/phosphatase family protein, with protein sequence MLTEPYSTIATRSGDVRVLTLNLWQQYGAWPDRRSLLIEGLRALQPDIVAFQESIKTTSMTRFMIFLVRGFT
- a CDS encoding alpha/beta fold hydrolase codes for the protein MDTSKSFPMNRRSFILSTMNLAASVAISPRELLAEARKFDAEYYRRHRKFLDVDQGRVAYLEKGHGPPALFLHGFPLNGYQWRGALERLHTLRRCIAPDLMGMGCSEIRDDVAITPNSQVDMLASFLDRLRIREVDLITDNKASVSCNPRI
- the thrS gene encoding threonine--tRNA ligase encodes the protein MLEIDHRVIGVKLGLFHQQVEGPGMVFWHPRGWQLYRIIEDYIRDRMREMGFSEVRTPQLLARSLWEESGHWDKFGKDMYSVTDHDAERALCLKPMSCPCHIQLFNKHIRSYNELPLRYCEFGNCHRDEPSGSLHGLMRTRAFTQDDAHVFCAESQLVTEIGRFCQLLRRVYQDFGFGSYTVALSTRPPHRMGSEQIWDRAEEALANAASAAEVEFELRPGEGAFYGPKLEFHLMDGRGRSWQCGTVQLDFFLPERLNARFINDQGRQEIPVMIHHAILGSIERFIGILLEHYEGWLPNWLAPEPLVVSTITTADIPYALEVAADLKAAGLRVSLDTRAERLGRKIMDARDKCIPLMIVLGARDARERTISLRHRNGAQEVYNLDDSVPVLRNECGGPLAFRGKYLEG